One window of uncultured Erythrobacter sp. genomic DNA carries:
- the rpmF gene encoding 50S ribosomal protein L32: MAVPKRKVSPSRRGMRRSHDALKVEAFHECGNCGELKRPHNICGHCGHYNGRQVVAVG; the protein is encoded by the coding sequence ATGGCTGTCCCCAAGAGAAAAGTATCGCCTTCCCGTCGCGGCATGCGTCGTTCGCACGACGCACTCAAGGTTGAAGCATTCCATGAATGCGGCAACTGCGGTGAGCTGAAGCGCCCGCACAACATCTGCGGCCACTGCGGCCACTACAACGGGCGTCAGGTCGTCGCCGTCGGCTGA
- a CDS encoding MerR family transcriptional regulator has product MTAFDDGKDDSALRTIGEVSEALGIKPHVLRYWEAQFPLLKPLKRSGGRRYYRPTDVALVETIDRLVNREGYTLKGAEAVLRSAGKSDLDRRTDDRRSGDRRVDGDPDGGPGVRLMVTENPDMGETIAALKSIRARLAAALGA; this is encoded by the coding sequence ATGACCGCTTTCGACGACGGGAAGGACGATAGCGCACTGCGCACGATCGGCGAAGTCAGCGAGGCGCTGGGCATCAAACCTCACGTGCTACGCTATTGGGAAGCGCAATTCCCGCTGCTCAAGCCGCTGAAACGCAGCGGCGGGCGGCGCTATTACCGCCCCACTGATGTCGCGCTGGTTGAAACGATCGACCGGCTGGTCAACCGCGAAGGCTATACCCTCAAGGGCGCTGAAGCGGTGCTGCGGTCGGCGGGCAAATCCGATCTCGACCGCCGCACAGATGACCGCCGCAGCGGTGATCGCCGGGTCGATGGCGATCCTGATGGCGGACCGGGCGTTCGGCTCATGGTGACCGAAAATCCAGACATGGGCGAAACCATCGCGGCTTTGAAGTCGATCCGTGCTCGGTTGGCGGCTGCACTCGGGGCGTAA
- a CDS encoding S24 family peptidase gives MQKIQQNTRDAITGPRARLLELSQARGVSLAALSELLGRNPSYLQQFIRKGSPRKLEEQDRATLARFLGIGEGELREAQENSYVNASKRRETGDWREVPRLDLGASAGPGRVAGGEAAFDTFRFSRRWLEEQGLARSQLSAIRVEGDSMEPLLNDGDEILIDCSPLPFRDGIHVVRLGETLMVKRVASAGPGRVVLLSQNFAYPPVEVAADEVVIVGRVVWKGGRV, from the coding sequence ATGCAGAAAATCCAACAGAATACCCGTGACGCCATCACTGGCCCGCGTGCGCGGCTGCTTGAATTGTCGCAGGCGAGGGGGGTGAGCTTGGCGGCTCTGTCCGAGCTGCTCGGGCGTAACCCGAGCTATCTTCAGCAATTTATTCGCAAAGGCAGTCCGCGCAAGCTGGAGGAGCAGGACCGCGCGACGCTGGCTCGCTTCCTCGGTATCGGGGAGGGGGAATTGCGCGAGGCGCAGGAAAATTCCTACGTGAATGCCTCTAAGCGGCGCGAGACTGGCGACTGGCGCGAGGTGCCCCGGCTCGATCTCGGCGCTTCGGCCGGGCCGGGCCGGGTGGCGGGCGGGGAGGCCGCGTTCGACACCTTCCGTTTCTCGCGCCGCTGGTTGGAGGAGCAGGGCCTCGCCCGGTCGCAGCTATCCGCGATCCGAGTGGAGGGGGACTCGATGGAGCCGCTGCTGAATGATGGCGACGAAATCCTGATCGATTGCAGCCCGCTCCCGTTCCGCGATGGCATCCATGTGGTGCGGCTGGGCGAGACCCTGATGGTGAAGCGCGTGGCGAGCGCCGGCCCGGGGCGGGTGGTGCTGCTCTCACAGAACTTCGCTTACCCGCCGGTGGAGGTGGCGGCGGATGAGGTGGTGATTGTCGGGCGGGTTGTGTGGAAAGGGGGGCGGGTGTGA
- a CDS encoding aldehyde dehydrogenase family protein yields the protein MKMPQLKSTYPLYLNNKPVQPNTDLAVTDKYTGEVAFRTALATPDVIEEAIAGAVRAAEPMARLASFEKQNVLMHCVARFKERFDELAYALCVEAGKPIKDAEGEVTRLIDTFRIAAEESVRNYGEVQPLDISARAKGYMGMWKRVPIGPCSFISPFNFPLNLAAHKIAPAIAVGCPFVMKPASKTPLGAIIMGEVLAECDVLPEGAFSILPASRDGADMFTQDDRLKLLSFTGSPGVGWDLKAKAGKKKVVLELGGNAAVIIDKDADLSDALERVIFGAFYQSGQSCIGVQRILIHDDVYDSFKTMLVTKAKTLVAGDPKDRDTFIGPMISDGEAKRLKGWIDEAVAAGATLLCGGGLSRGNMLKATLLEGVPDDAKAKNEEAFGPLAILQRFTHFDEALEEVNNSKFGLQAGIFTRDLFQMFDAWDRLEVGGVVINDVPSYRVDNMPYGGVKDSGLGREGVRFAMEDMSEIRNLVIRRR from the coding sequence ATGAAAATGCCCCAGCTCAAATCGACCTACCCGCTCTACCTCAACAACAAACCGGTGCAGCCCAACACCGATCTCGCGGTGACCGACAAATACACCGGCGAGGTCGCCTTCCGCACCGCCCTGGCCACTCCTGATGTGATCGAGGAGGCCATTGCCGGAGCCGTGCGCGCGGCGGAACCGATGGCGCGGCTCGCCAGCTTCGAGAAGCAGAACGTGCTGATGCACTGCGTCGCGCGGTTCAAGGAGCGGTTCGACGAACTCGCCTATGCGCTGTGCGTCGAGGCGGGCAAGCCGATCAAGGATGCCGAAGGCGAAGTCACTCGCCTGATCGACACCTTCCGCATCGCTGCCGAGGAGTCGGTGCGCAACTACGGCGAAGTCCAGCCGCTCGACATTTCGGCGCGGGCGAAAGGCTATATGGGCATGTGGAAGCGCGTCCCGATCGGGCCGTGCAGCTTCATCTCGCCGTTCAATTTCCCGCTGAACCTCGCCGCGCACAAGATCGCGCCTGCCATCGCGGTGGGTTGTCCCTTCGTGATGAAGCCTGCGTCGAAGACTCCGCTGGGTGCGATCATCATGGGCGAGGTGCTTGCGGAATGTGATGTGCTGCCCGAAGGCGCGTTCAGCATTCTCCCGGCCAGCCGTGACGGCGCGGATATGTTCACGCAAGATGATCGGCTCAAACTGCTCTCCTTCACCGGATCACCCGGCGTGGGCTGGGACCTCAAAGCCAAGGCGGGCAAGAAGAAGGTGGTGCTGGAACTCGGCGGCAATGCTGCGGTGATCATCGACAAGGATGCTGACCTTTCTGACGCGCTGGAACGGGTGATCTTCGGCGCTTTCTACCAGTCGGGCCAGTCCTGCATCGGGGTGCAGCGCATCCTGATTCACGATGACGTTTACGATAGCTTCAAGACGATGCTGGTCACCAAGGCCAAAACCCTTGTCGCGGGTGACCCCAAAGACCGCGACACCTTCATCGGCCCGATGATCTCTGACGGCGAGGCCAAGCGCCTTAAGGGTTGGATCGACGAGGCCGTGGCAGCGGGTGCGACCCTGTTGTGCGGAGGGGGATTGTCGCGCGGCAATATGCTGAAGGCGACGCTGCTCGAAGGCGTGCCCGATGATGCGAAAGCGAAGAACGAGGAAGCCTTCGGCCCGCTCGCCATCCTCCAACGCTTCACGCATTTCGATGAAGCGCTGGAGGAGGTGAACAATTCGAAGTTCGGGCTGCAAGCAGGCATCTTCACCCGTGACCTGTTCCAGATGTTCGACGCTTGGGACCGGCTGGAGGTTGGCGGCGTGGTGATCAATGATGTGCCGAGCTACCGGGTCGACAATATGCCCTATGGCGGGGTGAAGGATTCAGGGCTTGGCCGCGAAGGCGTGCGGTTCGCGATGGAGGACATGAGCGAGATCCGGAACCTGGTGATCCGGCGCAGATGA
- a CDS encoding MAPEG family protein — protein MTVLPVTLAAAAAAAVLNIWLGIRIGALRTALQISVGDGGSEALQRRMRAQLNYVENTGFVLVLIAAIELAGRGSWWLAYVAAAYFLGRIAHGFGMDGGKAQVGRMIGTLTTMLVQLGLAVVAVLIAAGVM, from the coding sequence ATGACCGTGCTACCCGTAACGCTCGCCGCAGCGGCCGCCGCTGCTGTGCTCAACATCTGGCTGGGGATTCGCATCGGCGCCCTTCGCACCGCGCTCCAGATCAGCGTCGGCGACGGTGGGAGCGAGGCGCTGCAACGCCGGATGCGGGCGCAGTTGAACTATGTCGAGAACACCGGCTTCGTGCTGGTGCTGATCGCCGCCATCGAGCTGGCGGGCCGGGGCAGCTGGTGGCTGGCATACGTTGCGGCGGCCTATTTCCTGGGCCGGATCGCGCATGGCTTCGGTATGGACGGCGGCAAGGCGCAAGTTGGCCGGATGATCGGCACGCTCACGACGATGCTGGTGCAGCTTGGGCTGGCGGTGGTCGCCGTGCTGATTGCGGCGGGGGTGATGTAG
- a CDS encoding MBL fold metallo-hydrolase, with amino-acid sequence MTDTPKPLPPMRAAIIPVTPLQQNCSLVWCTATMKGALVDPGGDLDKLKEGVAKAGVTLEKILVTHGHLDHCGQAGMLAEELGLDIEGPHEDDRFWIDQLDDDGPRWGMVAKSFTPTRWLHHGDTVTVGGLTLDVIHCPGHTPGHVVFFHEPSRFAIVGDVLFQGSIGRTDFPRGNHQDLIDSITQRLWPLGEDVMFIPGHGPTSTFGRERKTNAFVSDYALS; translated from the coding sequence ATGACCGACACTCCCAAGCCGCTCCCTCCCATGCGCGCCGCGATCATTCCGGTGACGCCGCTCCAGCAGAACTGCTCGCTGGTCTGGTGCACTGCCACCATGAAAGGCGCGCTGGTCGATCCGGGCGGGGATCTGGATAAGCTTAAGGAAGGCGTCGCCAAGGCGGGCGTCACGCTGGAGAAGATCCTCGTCACTCACGGGCATCTCGACCATTGCGGGCAGGCGGGGATGCTGGCGGAGGAGCTGGGCCTCGACATCGAAGGCCCGCACGAGGATGACCGCTTCTGGATCGACCAATTGGACGATGACGGCCCGCGCTGGGGGATGGTCGCAAAGAGCTTCACGCCGACCCGTTGGCTCCATCACGGCGATACGGTGACGGTGGGGGGGTTGACGCTCGACGTCATTCACTGCCCCGGCCACACCCCCGGCCATGTGGTGTTCTTTCACGAACCCAGCCGCTTCGCGATCGTCGGTGATGTGCTGTTCCAGGGCTCGATCGGCCGCACGGACTTCCCGCGCGGCAATCATCAGGATCTGATCGATTCGATCACCCAGCGCCTCTGGCCGCTTGGCGAGGACGTGATGTTCATCCCCGGCCACGGCCCGACGAGCACCTTTGGGCGCGAGCGGAAGACCAATGCGTTTGTGAGCGACTACGCGCTGAGTTGA
- a CDS encoding integration host factor subunit alpha, giving the protein MMRSVGTLTRADLAETINRKMGFSRAESLDMVEAILDKMSDALSRGENVKISGFGSFVLRDKNERIGRNPKTGIEVPITPRRVMTFRASQLLKERISKG; this is encoded by the coding sequence ATGATGCGTTCCGTTGGCACTTTGACTCGCGCCGATCTGGCGGAGACCATCAACCGCAAAATGGGATTCAGCCGGGCTGAGTCGCTTGATATGGTTGAAGCGATCCTCGACAAGATGAGCGATGCGCTCTCGCGGGGCGAGAACGTCAAGATTTCAGGCTTTGGCAGCTTCGTGCTGCGTGACAAGAATGAGCGGATCGGCCGCAATCCCAAGACCGGGATCGAAGTGCCGATCACGCCGCGCCGGGTCATGACTTTCCGTGCGAGCCAGCTGCTTAAGGAACGCATTTCCAAAGGCTAA
- a CDS encoding beta-ketoacyl-ACP synthase III, with amino-acid sequence MNGSRILGTGSALPRRVVTNAELAERVDTSDEWIIARTGIRQRHVAGPDETTATLATAAARAALADAGVDASSIDLIVLATATPDNTFPATATKVQDALGCNGGIAFDVAAVCSGFLYALSVADSLLKTGMAKRALVIGAETFSRILDWEDRTTCVLFGDGAGAVVLEAPSAENAGKDAPGILCSRLHADGAQHDLLYVDGGPSTTQTVGHVRMRGPEVFRHAVVNLAAVLREVIEDAGVSVDAIDWVVPHQANARILDATAKKLGISPDKVVITVDRHANTSAASVPLALDVARKDGRIKAGDLVMLEAMGGGFTWGASLIRM; translated from the coding sequence GTGAACGGTTCACGGATCCTCGGAACGGGTTCGGCACTGCCGCGCAGGGTGGTGACCAATGCCGAACTCGCTGAGCGAGTCGACACCTCGGACGAATGGATCATCGCGCGCACCGGCATCCGCCAGCGCCATGTTGCCGGACCCGACGAGACCACCGCCACGCTGGCAACCGCCGCCGCTCGCGCGGCGCTGGCCGATGCGGGCGTGGATGCGAGCAGCATCGACCTGATCGTGCTCGCCACCGCGACGCCTGACAACACCTTCCCCGCCACCGCCACCAAGGTGCAGGATGCGCTCGGCTGCAATGGCGGGATCGCCTTCGATGTCGCCGCCGTCTGTTCGGGCTTTCTCTATGCGTTGAGCGTCGCCGATTCGCTGCTCAAGACCGGCATGGCCAAGCGCGCGCTGGTGATCGGTGCGGAAACCTTCAGCCGTATCCTCGATTGGGAAGACCGCACCACCTGCGTGCTGTTTGGTGATGGGGCAGGGGCCGTGGTGCTCGAAGCGCCCAGCGCCGAAAATGCGGGCAAGGATGCGCCCGGGATCCTGTGCAGCCGGCTCCATGCTGACGGCGCGCAGCACGACCTGCTCTATGTCGACGGCGGGCCTTCGACCACGCAGACCGTAGGCCATGTCCGCATGAGAGGCCCCGAAGTGTTCCGCCACGCTGTGGTAAACCTGGCCGCTGTGCTAAGGGAAGTCATTGAGGACGCCGGTGTTTCTGTCGACGCGATCGACTGGGTGGTGCCGCATCAGGCCAATGCCCGCATCCTTGATGCGACGGCGAAAAAGCTCGGCATTTCGCCCGACAAGGTGGTCATCACTGTCGACCGCCACGCCAACACCTCGGCCGCATCCGTGCCGCTTGCGCTGGATGTCGCGCGCAAGGATGGGCGGATCAAGGCGGGCGATCTGGTGATGCTCGAAGCGATGGGCGGCGGCTTTACCTGGGGGGCAAGCCTGATCCGGATGTGA
- the plsX gene encoding phosphate acyltransferase PlsX, whose product MSLPRIAIDAMGGDEGVRVMIEGAALARRDHDGFHFLLVGDSQRIEAALENHPNLRAASEILHCNDVVGGDELPSKAIRRAKTTSMGLAVNAVKTGDAGAAVSAGNTGALMAMSKLALRTMPGIDRPALAAIMPTLQAHDVVMLDLGANTEADARNLVQYAVMGAAYSRIVTGFEKPVVRLLNIGTEEIKGTEELRDAAAMLTAASLGGTLALQFDGFVESDKINRGETHVVVTDGFSGNIALKAIEGSARFVTDLLRQAFTSSLRSKIGFLVSRPATELLKHHLDPNNHNGAVFLGLNGVVVKSHGSATAKGVAHAVAVTARLLENKLTERIAHDLSQLGEETLRKNGRGAASKDSETPA is encoded by the coding sequence ATGAGCCTCCCGCGTATCGCTATCGATGCGATGGGGGGTGATGAAGGCGTGCGCGTGATGATCGAAGGTGCGGCGCTCGCCCGCCGCGATCATGACGGCTTCCATTTCCTCTTGGTTGGTGACAGCCAGCGGATCGAAGCGGCGCTGGAAAACCACCCCAATCTGCGGGCGGCCTCCGAAATCCTCCATTGCAATGATGTGGTGGGCGGCGACGAGCTGCCCAGCAAAGCGATTCGCCGCGCCAAGACCACCAGCATGGGCCTTGCGGTCAATGCGGTGAAGACCGGCGATGCCGGCGCTGCGGTCAGCGCAGGCAATACCGGCGCGCTGATGGCGATGAGCAAGCTCGCGCTGCGCACCATGCCGGGGATCGATCGCCCCGCGCTCGCCGCGATCATGCCGACCTTGCAGGCGCATGACGTGGTGATGCTCGATCTGGGCGCCAACACCGAAGCGGACGCCCGCAACCTCGTACAATATGCGGTGATGGGCGCAGCCTATTCGCGGATCGTCACCGGCTTTGAAAAGCCGGTCGTCCGGCTGCTCAACATCGGCACTGAAGAGATCAAGGGCACCGAAGAACTGCGCGATGCCGCCGCGATGCTGACCGCCGCTTCACTGGGCGGGACGCTGGCGCTGCAATTCGACGGCTTTGTCGAGAGCGACAAGATCAACCGCGGCGAAACCCACGTGGTCGTGACCGACGGTTTTTCGGGCAATATCGCGCTGAAGGCGATTGAGGGTTCGGCACGTTTCGTCACCGATCTGCTTCGCCAGGCTTTCACGTCCTCGCTGCGTTCCAAGATCGGCTTTCTGGTCTCGCGCCCGGCGACCGAGCTGCTGAAGCATCACCTCGATCCCAACAACCACAATGGTGCGGTATTCCTCGGCCTTAATGGTGTGGTGGTGAAGAGCCACGGCAGCGCGACGGCCAAGGGCGTGGCCCATGCGGTGGCGGTGACCGCGCGCCTGCTTGAAAACAAACTGACCGAGCGGATCGCGCATGACCTGTCGCAACTGGGCGAAGAAACCCTGCGCAAGAACGGCCGCGGTGCCGCGTCCAAGGACAGCGAGACCCCTGCGTGA